In Flammeovirgaceae bacterium 311, one DNA window encodes the following:
- a CDS encoding signal transduction histidine kinase (COG0642 Signal transduction histidine kinase) yields MHIVRTMVEQLEGKIWFESQEGKGTTFFVELPKE; encoded by the coding sequence ATGCACATCGTTAGAACTATGGTGGAGCAGCTAGAAGGCAAGATATGGTTTGAAAGTCAGGAAGGGAAGGGCACTACTTTCTTTGTTGAACTTCCTAAAGAATAG